ACTTGGCTCGTGCTCCTCCGCGCTAACGGCTTCCAACGGAGGAGGGGGCGCGCTTCCAAAGCGTCCTCATGTATCAAAAGGGGGGGCCCCAAAGGAATCAGGGCCTCAGCATCCTCTTCATTACGGGACTCTTCCTCCTCATCTGAAGAGAAGAACAAGAGTTCCTGGAGGTTCTGCTTGAGCTTCtcttggaggaggaggaagagggggtGCACAGCGGAGGGTTAGAGGGGAGGTGCCGGTGATGGGAAAGGGGGCGTGGCCACTTCCACTTTAGCGCGACATGCATAAATAGCAAACATCCGCAAAGAATCGCATGAACATTTGAACTTAATATGATGGTCAACATGGTGAGAcaagtttttgaatttttattttcggGGTTTCAGGCCGCCCCATAGGCAGATGGCCACTGGTCCATACTGAACCCTGCTCGGGTCAATGTTTCGTTTTTGAGTCGACCTGAACCTCAGTGCGCCATCCGCATGCGCTAagtgccacaaaaaaacaacaacaacaacaaaaacagacaaTTCAGTCATGCAGTCAAAGTATGGATTGCGGTTTTCAAAATTGGATTTACAGGTCCAATGCGTGACGGTTACGTGACAATTTTTTCTTTTCGTTGCAGTGCTGGACACTTAATTTGGTACAccatttcatttaaattggTTCAATAAGTAGTCCCCAAATATAAATTCCTGTCAGTAAGATTTAGTCAATCGGAAGTACAAACAAGCAGCATTCATAACTCTTAAGACTGGGTGAAAtaagccagatttttttttttttttttttttttttataaactaaaAGGCACTTTGTGGACGAAATAAAGTGCCCCGGCGTATGTTGGACGTTTAAGtcaaaaagggaaaataaaaacaaagagccAGTTTACAGAAACAACGGCAAATATTTTTTCTGGCAGTCATGATCGCCACCGTGCGGCCGACATGTGAAATTGCAGGGGTTCCAAAATCGACAGTTAGAATCGCTTCACCGGATTCTTCAATCCGTCGTGCTCTCGTCAGGTCAACGCTCATCGCGTCAGCTAATGAGTCCATCGATTTGACAGTGGAATTGCGAAATCGTCAGTACGCTTGGGgaggaaaaatatataattatagcTAAAAATGCgaggtatgtatgtatgtgtatatatatatatatatatatatatatatatatatatatatatatatatatatgtaagcaACTGTTTTTTTCCTAGCCGTTTTCATCTGGAAtgggttcaataaaaaaattttttaagttCGTTtggttaaaggggctgtctgccggtttcactcaggaaaatgcactttttaaatacaggatttaaacaaactacttctcaatttatataatttatatttcatgacgtgtgggggtgattttgtcctaaaccccgcCCCCggcccagcctgtattttgccattgtgtgtttgttttgtaaacagcgggccgtttctgtggaaagactgtTTACACAAACAATCAGCAACATTTCTGCCGATGTTCTGACAGACGCTACGGGCCAAATCAATAACCGAATCGTCATCAGTTTGTGCATTTCCCACACTGTTCATTTGAAGTATCAGATTTTTTGATCAAGGGATgaatttacattaaaatgttttttaaaatagcaaTGAACTGATtaatcaggggggaaaaaatccagagatcaatgaatgaaaataatttaGTTGCACACTTGCAGCCCTAGGATCAAGCCTTAATCCCATTTCAAAATGAGCCAGAATGcgcatgaatgaaaaaaatatttgacattgacaggtgaattattttttatttcttgtcaTCTCCAAAACGATTTGGCGCATCTtctcgtttgaaaaaaatcaaaagcagAAAACGGATGTCAGCATTGACGTCATCTTCAATTGAGTCCTTCACAAACTCAAGTGCAAAACAAGTTTACATTTTATCTCTCTacaaaaaaactaagaaaactGACTGGCGGCTGTTCATCATACATTGCGCATTTGCGCATGTATTCATTCTGAAGCACGCTAACACTGCATGAAGGTAACGGGCGCCGTCTGCGTCCTGCTGTTCCCACTCCTGACGACGGAGTGATCACACCAGCTGGTGGGACGCGTCATACGGGTTTGGGTCAAAGGTCAACTAACATGTTGTAGAAATGACATCAGTGCAAACACAAAACCAAAATGTTGCCGGTTTGGAtcacattgggaaaaaaaagatgctttggTCACCGTGGAAACGTGCAGGCGTTCACACTCAAACATGCATCGTCGTCATCGGCACGGTGATGGTTGTCAACATATCAATCCCATGCTCGTCATCGGACAGCCGGGAAACGAGCCACTGGTGGCCAACGCGGTTTCCGCGTGTGCAACCATTCGCTCATTCCCGACTCCCCGATCACGGTGGCGGGATTTCCGGTGGATGTTTTCAGGAACTATCGAGGTCCACTACATCAAAATCTCCATCAAAGTTTTGGCAAAGAGAGCAGACGGACGCTTTGAGGGCTTGAAACACGCGTGTTCAATTGCCAACGACATCAGCTGTTACGTCATCCGAGGTCTTCAAGATGTGACGTGACGATCCTTCATCATCCAACAGGATGCTGGGTTTGGGTGAGGCTCTGCCTCCTCCCTCCTCACCTGAAGCCGCAGACGGAGGCGGCGCGTCTGACACGTCATAGGATTTGTCGCCCACACCAGACGAAGACGGAGCCGCTTCTTCATCCGCCGCCTTTTCCTCGCCGCCACCTTCTTGTCTCGCAGACGTGTGATTGGCCGGGGCGGTGTCAGCGGCCGATTGACTCTTGAGTTGCGCGTGACAGAGCGGACACGTCTCCTGCACGTACAGCCACTTCTTCAGACAGCCGGCGTGGAACAAGTGGCTGCACGGCGTGATGACGGCGCTGTTCAGGTCCTGATGGGAACACGTGCGCACGTCAAAAATGGGAACGCGCGAGCGCCATGCCGCCATGTTACACGTTAAGAGGCCGAACCTGGTAGCAGATGGCGCAGATGTCGTTGTACCGCTGGAGCTGCGCGGGGCTGGCAGTGGGGAGGCTCTTGATCTTGTTGACGGCATCGCGGCGCAGCAGGAAGCTCTGCCAGCCCAACTGCGCCCGCAGCCACACATTGTAGTACGAGTGCACCAGGATGATGGTCCCGCCCATCACGCTCCACTCGCCGAACACCGTCTCCGACACGCCGTAGCACACCACGCACACTGCCACCTGGTGAACATGTGCCGCTGTGACACCTGCGTACACGGCCATACgtacgtgcgcgtgtgtgtgcaatGTGCATACCAAGAACTCCAGCAGCCTGTACGTTCCGTTGACGCAATAGATGACCTCATCCATGTTCTCCACTGGAGCCTTGCGGAACTCCTCCACCATGAAAAGCACGTAGATGAGCAGAGTGCCCAGCacctgaacacacacacagtcacgcCAGTTTGCCACTTGTCAGAAACAGGCACACACATCTCAGACAACTCTCACTCTCATTAGACACACATACAGACAGACAAGCCTCACAAAGTCACACACATATCGCAAGTAACACATACACGTAGAGATGGGTAAGTAGCAATAGCAGGTACGGGTATCAGGCCGATACGCGGCCTTATcacaaggtatcggtactcgtgaTGAAAGTCTATACCAGTATtggccgccctcttgtggccattttacaatcaggaactacaaattacaaaataaaaggaaaagcccatatctataaattacaaattaaaagaatataAAATGTCTATTAATCTCACATGTTTTAATGAAAATACTATATTGGTATATACAGGTCTCTCTTTAAATGATccgtcattgtttttatttggaaatccaaaagtactagtggtattggtataggtatcggtgactactcaagagttgagtactcgaaCCGGTACTGGTCTGACAAAAAATGGTATTGAACTAGGAGTGTGTCTATACAAATTGTTCACTTCCAATACAATACCAATATTGCAGTCTTGAGAACTACCTGATACTGATATTGATCCGATATTGGCAGAAACTATACATGttttaatttatgttttttagtatgaaatgTTATAAGAGACTTGACCAAGTGATACTTTTCAAACAAAGAACAGTGTCAGCAACAGTAGGTATGAGAAAACATGACCCTTTCATTCCAaacttttgggttaaataaattTAACCTAAAACATGAAAATGTACTGGTTGAATCAGAAAAATGGagaattaaaaaactaaaataaaaaaaaattcttgaaaaGATTTGGAAAATTAAGGACCAGATTTTGGATGTAAACCGAtagaattctgttttttttttggctgatattGGACCAATATCCAATATCGGATCGGCTCACTCCTATATTGAACATCATCCCTACATATAAGTCatatatgcatacatacatacatacatacacacacacacaaacacacgtcaatcgctcgcacacacacacacacacacacacacacacacacattagccCGCCTGCCTGACCTGCAGCGACGTGAGGATGGAGGAtgagatgatgatgaggagcCAGAAGTCCATGTGGAAGAACTGACAAATCATGTAGGCCATGTAGGCGGGGAAGACCAGCAGGAAGAGGCACAGCGACACGGCTCGGAAGTGCTTCCAAAGGCTCCTGGTGGGAAGGGCCACAGAAATCAAGCGCCGGCTGGCCAATGGGCGGCTGGCGTACGGACATACCTGTCCCTGGAGGCCCCTAGCGCCAGCACGATGGGGTCGGCAATCTCCAGCATGGACTGCAGGATGGAGGCCACCACGATGAAGAGGATGATGGACAGGAGGAAGGCCCGGTGGATCACCTGCAGCTCGATCAGTCCCGTCTGGACGGCCAAGATCAGCAGAGTGATGCCCTCCGTCACGCCCCTGCGTGtgagacaaacacacaaacatctgACTTTGCATACGCTCTGGTGGGATGGCTGTGTGCGTGACTGTAGCGTGTGTGTGCGGTACCTGTGCATGGTGTTGTCGTTGATGAAGGCCCGGTAGCCCTGCAGGTAGAACTTGCAGAGCGTGAGGACGCCCAGCGCGATGAAAGACACGGTAAAGACCAGGCCCAGGAGCGAGTAGGGCGTACTGCAGCACTCGGCCACGCTGCGTCAGATTCACACACGCGCATCACAAAGGGCCCGCCTGCTGCGAGCGCACCCGGCCGGGCCCGTTGTGACACACACCTggtgaggaagaggaagaggagcctCTCCCTGGAGGTGGGCTGGTCCCGGGTGCTGAAGTAGGAGTAGATCTGCAGAGCGAAGAGCAGCAGCCAGAAGCACATGAAGAGGACGGGCAGGACCAGCTGGTTCCACAAGGACATCCCCAGTGCCAGAAGACCGTACACCTCCACCACCTGGACACGCACGCCCGAGAAAAGCTCAGCCGACCACCGGCGGGGCTCGCGTCCGCTACGCTACATGGCATGCATTGGATGTTCTCGCGTAAACTGTCACTCGCCTGGGCCAGCTCGCGATACGCCGTCTTGGCCAGGTTGTACGGCACCAGCAGGTTGGATGCCAGGAAGTAGATGACCTCCAGGCCCGTGAAGATCATGGAGAACTTGTTGATGAACACAATGGTCTCCAGGGGCACCAGGCACAGCCGGGCCGCCAAGGGGAGCAGGTGGGCCGAGAACAGCCAGATCCGTTTGGTTTGCATCACGCACGAGCATAGCGTGCACACCACCAGCTGACCTGGAAACAGCATGGACACACATCACTCtattaaggctttaattaatcaGATAAAAGACCCGTTCACACAATGGTGAACTGGGGGGAGGGACGGCAAGAGAGAgtaagggagggagagagagcgagagagagcaagagagaagGGCGAGTGAAAAAGTCAGAGTAAGCGAAGGAGGTAGAGAGTGAGCGAGATGAATGAGGGAGAGTGAGAAAGAGGGTAGTGAGAAGGAAAGAGTGAGCAAAGGTGTGGAGAAGGAAGGAGGGAGAGAAAAAGGGAGGTAGTAGAGAGGGATAGAAATGGAGAGACAGAGGGAGATCAAGTAAGTGAGGTAGAAGGAAGGAGACGGGGAGGGAAGACGGAGAGAGAggaggagagagagggagacGGGGAAGGGAGAGAACAAAGGaacgtgagagagagagaggaagggagggagggagggagggagggagcgaGAGAAAGAAGGGGTGAGAGTGTGAGAGCGCgagagtgtgagagagagcgagcaagagcgagagagcgagagcgagagcgacaTACAATGGACAAGTGAAATTTTGAGGGCCCTCAATTTCCGGCAACGCGAGCCATGGGGACGGACGTCGTCTCTCACCTATGAGCGCGGTGGTAAATCGGTTCATGGAGAGCGGCTCGAGGTACACGGGGCCCTCGTGGCCCGACTCCAGCTCGCTGCGCACGTAATCCCTGACCACAACACAAAACAGATGCATTCAAACACCCACCCTGCACAGTGCGCGTGCACGGTGCGCTCATGCACCTGGACACCTGGTGGCCAGCAAAGAGCAGCAGGGCGGTGAGCACGTAGAGGTATAGCTTGACCAGGTGCTGACGAGGCAGCGTGAGCAGCACCAGGCTCAGGATGTAACCTGgaacacacaaataaaacaagtttggctttttttttttttattacttttttagctttcaaactgtttttccccttttcatGGAAAAAAGGTATGGCCGTGTGCGGTACTGACCCACGTAGTGCAGGTAGAGCGCCAGATACTTGTACTGGAATAGCGGGTTGTTGGACAGGCCGGATCGCTGGATCTTCTGGAAGAAGGACCCCACGTCCCAGCGGTACAGCACGTCCAGCAGCATGATGCTGGGCACGCGCAGGCCCACGTTCAGCACCGCCTCCACGCGCTCCTTCAGCGCCATGGCCGCCACGACCCTCCCACCCACCGGGGGGCGCACAGCACCACTAGGATGGGACGAAATGGCAGGGGGCGCTGTGGCACAACAACAAAGACTGGCATGAGGCACAAAAAGTTTCAGGGCTCAGTTTCATCGCTTCTGTCAGGAGGAACAATCCAAATATAATGGCAAATAATTTGGGAAGCTTGCAGAAGGATTCCCAAAATGGTGGAGCAAGGTCATACCATTTAAAGTCATGCTAACAAATACTGGTGTAATGGATTACagtcatattaaaaaatatatagtaagtGCATCATGAACTCTCATGTATTGTGTGGTGTATTTGAACAATGTCCGTTATGAATAAAgagatagaaacattttttttttttttaaataatcagattcatttattaattgaaaAATTAATTTACATCTGGACTGTAATGTGAAcagaatgtagccaatcaatgccaaaaaaagtattttccaaACAaagtaggagaaaaaaaatgcgagTGGTGCTTTGTGTTGCCAAAACTTGTGTGGGGTCTTTGAAAACTCCTTGCGTGTAGCACTTGCATGCGCTGTTGCCAACCCAACAACAAAATTATGTTGCATAATACTCAGTGCCAGTGCTGTTACGTAACATCACCACGGCCGTCCACTGTATTTGGATAACTTAATCCGTGTGTACTTGTACACAATTAGATTTGGGTTAGCGGCCGGGAGGACACTGACGGCGGATGAGCAGTGACGGCCGTCGATGCCCACATGAACTCGAGTAACCTcgtcgtctgtctgtctgtctccgaCGCTTCACTGGTAttctttgaataaatgaaacacgAATTCCTAAGACTCGGTCAAAGCAAAATTTTACAACACGCCTCATATGTTTTGGTCATGACTGAACGCCAATATTTAATAGATCAATGTCCGCATCAAGCAGCCGCCAACAGGCAGGGAGCCAACAACTccagctaacagctagcttaGCCTAACCGCAAGATAGCTAGCTCGCTCGAcaaacaatgtgacgtcacctAAACACAAGTCACACACCGACTCCGACAAACTCGCGAATATAAAACATTCACCCATGCACATAAAAACTGAAAAGCTTCAGCGGCGCTCTTGACACCGTTTCGACAAACCATCTCTAGCTTCGCTTAGTTTATTTGAGCTGAGCTTAGCCGACTAGCACGTAGCTTGACATGTTCAAAATGGCGGAAACGGTCCAACTTACGCGCAAAGGCCGTTGTCGGCGTTTCGAGTACGCGTTGGAGCCTCGTCGGGGAGCTTCCCGGCAGGAGCACGGAGCATTTTAGCCGGGCAAAGCCCAAAACGCCCGCCCGGCCAAGCTTGAAAGAGCTGTGTCGAGCTCACAGGAGGCGGCCGAGCCGCGCGTCTCGAGCATCTCGCCCAGACGCCATTCGAGCAGGCAGCAAGCCGACCAGCAAACGAGATGCGAGCCTtgagtgcgcatgcgcagccTTCATCAGGCTCCACGCTTCATGGAGTCCATGGATGGATCATGGATGATCAAAAGGCAATAAGAACGGTACAGTACACGTTGTTTTATTAGTAAGGTCCATAGCGCTAACAAACAAAAGACACAAAGCAAAACGGCTACGGTGCTAGGATTGTTTTCTCTCCCGGTGCTGAGGGGGGACCTAACAAGTGATGTGCTGAGAAAACGATTATC
The Festucalex cinctus isolate MCC-2025b chromosome 18, RoL_Fcin_1.0, whole genome shotgun sequence genome window above contains:
- the LOC144005996 gene encoding RING finger protein 145-like encodes the protein MALKERVEAVLNVGLRVPSIMLLDVLYRWDVGSFFQKIQRSGLSNNPLFQYKYLALYLHYVGYILSLVLLTLPRQHLVKLYLYVLTALLLFAGHQVSRDYVRSELESGHEGPVYLEPLSMNRFTTALIGQLVVCTLCSCVMQTKRIWLFSAHLLPLAARLCLVPLETIVFINKFSMIFTGLEVIYFLASNLLVPYNLAKTAYRELAQVVEVYGLLALGMSLWNQLVLPVLFMCFWLLLFALQIYSYFSTRDQPTSRERLLFLFLTSVAECCSTPYSLLGLVFTVSFIALGVLTLCKFYLQGYRAFINDNTMHRGVTEGITLLILAVQTGLIELQVIHRAFLLSIILFIVVASILQSMLEIADPIVLALGASRDRSLWKHFRAVSLCLFLLVFPAYMAYMICQFFHMDFWLLIIISSSILTSLQVLGTLLIYVLFMVEEFRKAPVENMDEVIYCVNGTYRLLEFLVAVCVVCYGVSETVFGEWSVMGGTIILVHSYYNVWLRAQLGWQSFLLRRDAVNKIKSLPTASPAQLQRYNDICAICYQDLNSAVITPCSHLFHAGCLKKWLYVQETCPLCHAQLKSQSAADTAPANHTSARQEGGGEEKAADEEAAPSSSGVGDKSYDVSDAPPPSAASGEEGGGRASPKPSILLDDEGSSRHILKTSDDVTADVVGN